One window of Flavobacterium dauae genomic DNA carries:
- a CDS encoding energy transducer TonB, with translation MKLIVVLFITGFSWAGFSQNIPPTTVEKSVSEAPAGNSVNDSIINGNPSDYIALTGQSIQRFVGENYNFPDEALQNEISGTVYVQFIVEKDGSVSNVIIEQGLCNECDLEAIRVVKKLRLKPVFINEQPERIRFRIPIRLALE, from the coding sequence ATGAAATTAATTGTTGTACTTTTTATAACAGGCTTTTCCTGGGCAGGCTTTTCTCAAAATATTCCTCCTACTACTGTAGAAAAAAGCGTTTCTGAAGCTCCTGCGGGTAATTCGGTAAACGACAGTATTATTAACGGCAATCCGTCAGACTATATCGCACTTACGGGTCAAAGCATACAAAGGTTTGTGGGCGAGAATTATAATTTTCCTGATGAAGCTTTGCAAAACGAAATCAGCGGCACTGTTTACGTACAGTTTATAGTAGAAAAAGATGGTTCGGTTAGCAATGTAATTATTGAACAAGGATTGTGTAATGAATGTGATTTAGAAGCTATTCGTGTAGTTAAGAAATTACGATTAAAACCTGTTTTTATTAACGAACAACCAGAACGTATCCGTTTTCGTATTCCCATTCGTTTAGCTTTAGAATAA
- a CDS encoding TonB-dependent receptor has product MKKILSIVPFLILLISFNSFAQNIQLKGKVIDEAKAPVGDMTVYLSKAKDSTLIQYATTDVSGLFTLDIKAVEEPSFLTFSLLGFKDKVETLDKITETKDLGTVVIENDSDVLSEIVIVTDTPIRVKNDTLEFNAKSFKVRPDANVEALLKELPGVEIDADKKITVNGKEVTQILVNGKPFFNSDGTIALQNLPADLIKKVQITDYKTKAEEFSGRKAKSDDASINLTIDEENNKGLMAKLSAGIGSIVDNANRYESSGLLNYFQGDRKISILASSNNINSEGFSMDELFDNMGGGRSQLFSFGGRSGGSGGFGSSTGITRTNMVGVNYSDQFFKDLETNASYYLKDTQNKNNNRSRVVNLLPDGDFITESQSQRLNNNTNHNANVRLEYKLNPTTKLFVNPQITANKNEFSSQSTSQSMDADGNLYNESDEKSFSSADSFTFTNSIQFNKKLNNNGKNFSVQLSNSNSKTTGTGNTNSATLFYQDNQQDDIRNQEEQSKSTADNYSITAEYSQPINNKAFIDLGYTFDYDNQTDLLNTYNFNETTNGFTDFNDRLSNQTHTNIVTNTPYVGINYQTDKIDWFVNSGVNVANYNASAAYMGTDYSVDKKFVSPYVRANFRYKLDRSKNISFNYNYNVTNPNATQILAYERLNDPLQTYIGNKELDQAKYHSLRLGYRNFNFQIRSGWMVFVNTSFYDSQIVSSTTFDENRKRTTTYQNVTGAYTTGLFANWNKSYKFNEHSIRYGIGANISYAKDKGYANGTLYDANGLTFRPNVYVSWDYGDLLSIAPSYNVSINNTKYHNYQLAATDYIKHNVMLQTTTYWPENFTWGNDFSYTYNTNIANGFKKDYFLWNTAISYTFLNKALTAKVKVYDLLNQNIGTSRTINPTTIVDQENTVLERYVMFSLTWKFNQFGNSSNNRNRGGRMGPPPRMMREL; this is encoded by the coding sequence ATGAAAAAGATACTATCTATAGTGCCGTTTTTAATACTTCTGATTTCTTTTAACAGTTTTGCACAAAACATTCAGCTAAAAGGAAAAGTAATTGATGAAGCTAAAGCACCCGTTGGCGATATGACCGTTTACCTTTCTAAAGCAAAAGATTCTACGTTGATTCAATACGCTACAACCGATGTTTCCGGCTTGTTCACTCTTGATATCAAGGCAGTTGAAGAACCTTCTTTCTTAACTTTTTCGTTACTTGGTTTTAAAGATAAAGTAGAAACGTTAGATAAAATAACTGAAACAAAAGATTTGGGTACAGTTGTTATAGAAAATGATTCAGATGTATTGTCTGAAATCGTAATTGTTACCGATACGCCCATTCGCGTAAAAAACGACACTCTTGAATTTAATGCGAAATCGTTTAAAGTACGTCCTGATGCCAATGTAGAAGCGTTATTGAAAGAATTACCGGGAGTTGAAATTGATGCAGATAAAAAAATAACGGTAAACGGCAAAGAAGTAACACAGATTTTGGTAAACGGGAAACCATTTTTTAATTCAGACGGAACAATAGCCTTGCAAAATCTGCCTGCCGATTTAATCAAAAAAGTACAGATAACCGATTATAAAACCAAAGCAGAAGAATTCTCTGGTAGAAAAGCAAAAAGCGACGATGCAAGCATCAACCTGACTATTGACGAAGAAAACAACAAAGGTTTAATGGCGAAATTAAGTGCAGGTATTGGTAGCATTGTTGATAATGCCAACCGGTACGAAAGCAGTGGATTGTTGAATTATTTTCAGGGAGATCGTAAAATTTCGATACTGGCATCGTCTAACAACATCAATTCCGAAGGCTTTTCAATGGACGAACTTTTTGACAATATGGGTGGCGGTCGCAGCCAGTTGTTCAGCTTTGGTGGTCGTTCGGGCGGATCGGGTGGTTTTGGAAGCAGCACCGGAATTACCCGCACCAATATGGTTGGTGTAAATTATTCGGATCAGTTTTTTAAAGACTTAGAAACCAATGCCAGTTATTATTTAAAAGATACACAAAATAAAAACAATAACCGTTCGCGCGTGGTAAACTTGTTACCCGATGGCGATTTTATTACCGAATCGCAATCACAACGTTTAAACAACAATACCAACCACAATGCCAATGTGCGATTAGAATACAAGTTAAACCCAACCACCAAACTGTTTGTAAATCCGCAAATTACTGCCAATAAAAACGAATTCAGTTCTCAAAGCACCTCGCAATCAATGGATGCCGATGGAAATCTTTATAATGAAAGTGACGAAAAATCGTTCTCGTCTGCAGATAGTTTCACGTTTACCAACTCTATCCAGTTTAATAAAAAATTAAACAATAACGGTAAAAACTTTAGTGTGCAACTAAGTAATAGCAACAGCAAAACCACCGGAACAGGAAACACCAATTCTGCCACGTTGTTTTATCAAGATAATCAGCAAGACGATATCCGTAATCAGGAAGAACAATCAAAAAGTACCGCCGACAATTATAGCATAACTGCAGAATATTCGCAACCTATCAATAACAAAGCATTTATTGATTTGGGATACACGTTTGATTACGACAACCAGACCGATTTGTTAAACACCTATAATTTTAATGAAACTACTAATGGTTTTACTGATTTTAACGACCGTTTATCAAACCAAACACATACAAATATTGTTACCAATACTCCTTATGTGGGCATTAATTATCAAACCGATAAAATAGATTGGTTTGTTAATTCGGGTGTAAATGTTGCAAACTATAACGCATCTGCTGCATATATGGGTACAGATTATTCGGTTGACAAAAAATTTGTATCGCCTTATGTACGTGCAAATTTTAGATATAAATTAGACCGAAGCAAAAATATCAGCTTTAATTACAATTATAATGTAACCAATCCTAATGCTACGCAGATTTTAGCTTACGAACGCTTAAACGACCCGTTGCAAACTTATATAGGTAACAAAGAGTTAGATCAGGCAAAATATCACTCGTTGCGTTTGGGATACCGTAATTTTAATTTCCAAATACGTTCTGGATGGATGGTTTTTGTCAACACCAGTTTTTATGATTCACAAATAGTATCATCAACCACTTTTGACGAAAACAGAAAACGTACCACAACCTATCAAAATGTTACAGGAGCATATACCACCGGGCTTTTTGCAAACTGGAACAAATCGTATAAATTTAACGAACACAGCATTCGTTACGGTATTGGTGCCAATATAAGTTATGCTAAAGATAAGGGATACGCCAACGGAACCCTTTATGATGCCAACGGTTTAACCTTTAGACCCAACGTGTATGTTTCTTGGGATTATGGCGATTTGTTAAGCATTGCCCCGTCATACAACGTTTCTATAAACAACACGAAGTATCACAATTACCAGTTAGCAGCAACCGATTACATTAAGCATAATGTAATGCTGCAAACTACAACCTATTGGCCCGAAAATTTTACATGGGGCAACGATTTTAGCTATACATATAATACCAATATAGCCAACGGTTTTAAAAAAGATTATTTCTTGTGGAACACGGCAATATCTTACACCTTCTTAAATAAAGCCTTAACAGCCAAAGTAAAAGTGTACGATTTATTGAATCAAAACATTGGTACATCGCGTACCATTAATCCCACTACCATTGTTGACCAGGAAAATACCGTTTTAGAACGCTACGTAATGTTTTCATTAACCTGGAAATTTAATCAGTTTGGAAATTCATCAAACAACAGAAACCGTGGCGGACGCATGGGGCCTCCACCGAGAATGATGAGAGAATTGTAA
- the pth gene encoding aminoacyl-tRNA hydrolase — translation MKKYLIVGLGNIGAEYVNTRHNIGFKAVDFMANEAGATFETVKLGALTEIKVKNKVLLLLKPNTYMNLSGKAVQYWMDKEKIAKENVLIITDDLNLPFGTIRIKAKGSDGGHNGLKNIQLILNSAEYPRLRFGISDQFKKGQQVDYVLGNWTDEETTALKERLEIVSKAVKEFALAGLNNAMNNYNGK, via the coding sequence GAGCCGAATATGTTAATACGCGGCATAATATTGGTTTTAAAGCCGTTGATTTTATGGCAAATGAAGCCGGTGCAACTTTTGAAACCGTAAAGTTGGGAGCTTTGACCGAAATTAAGGTAAAAAACAAGGTATTATTGCTTTTAAAACCTAACACCTATATGAATTTATCGGGCAAGGCCGTACAATATTGGATGGATAAAGAAAAAATTGCCAAAGAAAATGTGTTAATTATTACAGATGATTTAAATTTACCTTTTGGAACCATACGCATAAAAGCCAAAGGATCAGACGGTGGGCATAACGGATTAAAAAATATCCAGTTAATTTTAAACAGTGCCGAATATCCGCGTTTACGCTTTGGAATATCTGATCAGTTTAAAAAAGGACAACAGGTTGATTATGTTTTGGGCAATTGGACCGATGAAGAAACAACAGCTTTAAAGGAGCGGTTAGAGATTGTTTCTAAAGCGGTAAAAGAATTTGCTTTGGCAGGTTTAAACAATGCAATGAATAATTATAATGGTAAATAA
- a CDS encoding T9SS type A sorting domain-containing protein — protein MKRITLLFLLFFTQLISAQFTSNDVKYYVGSGTETAYLVVDFKDGTDDRSYAWGYRFNTGNGETFGGMMAAIANAEPNFSIDPVSGAGFFNHVTFNSHTSVGGSDWWSTWSGTSAQTFTMNGGISESLTNGRWYGVSYGFSNPTSQAPETPIAAYSSQWYDATDIVTWLGTGSNQSLIVIDFGTDTANIADSYAFGIKYNGTITAEDALDLIATELNGGFDYIMSGTDITAVTIGSRTETAAGTTQWRTYSGTDLSNWKTENNLSVITLDNNDWLGVSIGTRRPFTPQEITALLSTKSFNQIKLNVYPNPTSDVLNIDTTEKINNVIVYNLSGQKVLQTNTQPIVNVISLNAGVYLLEVQTEKGTGIMKFVKK, from the coding sequence ATGAAAAGAATTACTTTGTTATTCTTGCTATTTTTTACGCAGTTAATTTCTGCACAATTTACCTCAAACGATGTTAAATACTATGTAGGATCAGGTACTGAAACTGCCTATTTGGTTGTTGATTTTAAAGATGGAACAGACGATCGTTCATACGCATGGGGTTATCGTTTTAATACAGGAAATGGTGAAACATTTGGAGGAATGATGGCAGCTATTGCCAATGCAGAACCTAATTTTTCAATTGATCCTGTGTCAGGAGCTGGTTTTTTTAATCATGTTACCTTTAATTCTCATACCAGTGTTGGCGGAAGTGATTGGTGGAGTACTTGGTCAGGTACTTCTGCTCAAACATTTACAATGAATGGAGGGATTTCGGAATCTTTAACAAATGGACGTTGGTATGGTGTTTCTTATGGTTTTAGCAATCCTACATCACAAGCTCCCGAAACGCCCATTGCTGCTTATAGTTCTCAATGGTATGATGCTACAGATATTGTTACGTGGTTGGGGACAGGATCTAATCAAAGCCTGATTGTTATTGATTTTGGAACAGATACAGCTAATATTGCCGATTCGTATGCCTTTGGAATTAAGTACAACGGAACAATCACCGCAGAGGATGCTTTAGATTTAATAGCGACTGAACTAAACGGAGGTTTTGATTATATAATGAGCGGTACAGATATTACTGCTGTAACCATTGGATCACGTACAGAAACAGCAGCAGGAACTACTCAGTGGAGAACTTATTCAGGAACAGATCTTTCAAACTGGAAAACAGAAAACAATTTGTCTGTAATTACTTTAGATAATAATGACTGGTTAGGTGTAAGTATTGGTACAAGAAGACCGTTTACACCACAAGAAATCACTGCTTTGTTATCAACAAAATCGTTTAACCAAATAAAATTAAATGTGTATCCTAATCCAACTTCAGATGTGTTGAATATTGATACAACAGAGAAGATTAACAATGTTATCGTTTATAATTTATCGGGTCAAAAAGTGTTGCAGACAAATACTCAGCCAATCGTTAACGTTATTTCTTTAAATGCAGGAGTGTATCTTTTAGAGGTTCAAACTGAAAAGGGTACAGGTATAATGAAATTTGTTAAAAAATAA